The Helianthus annuus cultivar XRQ/B chromosome 11, HanXRQr2.0-SUNRISE, whole genome shotgun sequence region CCACCCGGGCCCCCTTGCCCCACATTCACATTCACATTTACACCTCCTTGCGGCTCGTCCGCATAATCATCATCACCACTTGGGACTTCCGCATCACTTTCGGATTCGTCCTCTTCACCCGGTAGAAGATCTCTTGCACCCACCTTTAATGCTCTCCATCTTTGCCCCTCCGACTTGAGCTTATGGTATCGTTCCGATTGCGTGTAAGTCCAACCAATCCCAACTTGTCTAAAGTAAAAGGCTGATGCCTTTTTGTTGCCCCTCTATCTTCTGACGTAAGTGCCTTTTGTTGCTTCATTAACCCCATGATGATTCGGCAATACGGGATAATATCTCTTCCCAACTTGTTTCGGCAAATCCAGAGGTGGTTCATGATCAGATATCGGATTGGGAAACGTGGAGACCCAGTGAGTAGCGAATAGAGGACGGGTACTTCAGGGTACCTCACTTGCTCCTTGTCCCCCCTTCGCGGAATGATGTTTAAAATGCAGATTGCTAGCAACAACTTTGctttgattttcaaatttttccGATACAAGACTCCATGATAAGTACCGGGCAAAAACAACGTTGCTAACATGTCATTCCAACGAGGGTGCTTCTCCGGCTttatcaaaaggttatcaaggtCAGGAATCATGTAGTCGCGAGCATTTAAACTGTCATACTTCCCCAATTTCTTTAGCGTATCGAACGACATTTCTACCGGAATCCCATGCACCTCTCCTATCAACTTCATTTGCGATGGCCTGTCGTATCTGTTGCATTTAAGGGTTGCCATCCATTCTTGAATTTCGGTTATGAACAAGTTGTTTTTATCTTTATCATAACAACTAAGTGCCGACTCCCATCCTAGAGCGCGGAATTTGTCAAACACACCGAACGGGCCAAATTCAACTTCCCGAACTTCCCTCTCGCATATAAATGCCGCTGCCTTATTTTTCAACTTATTCATACTGTCGTGAAAAAGTGTTGGTTGCCAATGCTCTGGTTGCTCATCCAATGGACTCGAGTCCCATTTTGGCTTTTCAGCCGGgtccaactccatttcttcctcaCTTTCACTCTCATCAACTCGACCCATGTATTGTctcttccttggttgttgttccGGCTGTTTGCCCTTTCCCTTCGACGAAGAGGATGAACTAGCTCCGTTTTTTTCCTTTGTTCGTGCCATTTTCCTACACACAATAGAGCAAACAACACAACCAAGACACAAACATTAGCCCTTTCTCCCcaaaaacatccccacacttgcttgttacaaTAGTTGTAGATGCCAGCGATCCaaaattttataaatcatttttaacaaaatttgggcatggtgtctctacaatgtagagatTCCAAAAAGTTCACTACTTCAATCACaaatcctacatctacaacccATATCAATGTTCAAGTAACCATTTTCATAACAAAATCTAAGAACAAGAAAGTGGGTATGAACAAATATAAAAAACAACCTCAATCTTCACAATTCATCATCAAAAGATAATAAATAAACTTCCATACCTTTGCTTGAAGATGCTAAAATGCTTGTGAAACAAAAACTCCAAAaacccctaaaattttcggaCCTAGGGTTTGTGATTCAGACCCGAAAACTTTGTTTTCTCACAAATCTCTTGCCAAAATCAGAAACTACGTGAAACATTAGTCAAGATAGACCTAAATTTCACTTGATTTGGTCAAGAATTGAGTGAGATGTGAAGCTTCAAGGATGAAGAAGGTTTGGGGATTTTGTGGGTCTTAGAAAGTGATGGATGAGAATAGAAGAATGAGAAAGGTGAAAGAAATTGTGTGGATGGGAACGTATTCACGTGACCTGATtgttactatatatatatatatatttataaatgcAGCAGCTGAAACGAACCAGAGTCTcgccaggtccaccgtaaattacggtgtggaccgtaaattacggtggatgCTGGCAACAAATTCCTACCGTTATTCAGTAGGTTTTCACCGTAAAGGACAAAATTTTTaatggccaccgtaaattacggtgccaccgtaaattacggtggcatcTGGGCAATTCTGGTTTGCTGAAAAATGTTATTTTAAGTgtcttttttttatatttttttctcagttttttcgatttttttttaaattttccaaaaacatataaaaatcaccctaccccctcgaaagtcctgtgttgtcctcaacacagtGTTAGAGCAATTCGTGACacgaatatccccacacttgtttcaaacacggatttCAAGGAAATACGGTAATTGTGCAAactatacaaaacaaaacaaaataaaatgctactatttacactaccaaacctgggcctctcatggttgttcctcatcgaccgggcgtAGAATGTAGCCcactttgtcaagctccaagttgttaaTGTCGTTCCCCTCCAAGTACGGTTTCaaccggtgaccgttcaccgtttgttgttttaGTGTTTGCTCGTCTTGGATGTCTACGTCACCAAACCTTCCAACTCGCCGAACAACATATGggcccatccatttacttttaagcttgcccgcaaacatcttgagtcttgagtTGTACAACCAAACTTTTTTACCCACTTCAAACgttttcttcctcaattttgcATCATGTACCTTCTTGAGTTTGTCCTTATACGCCGATGCACATTCATACGCCTCGTCTCTAAGCTCTTCAATTTCACACAATTGTAACTTCCTCATTTTCCCCGCTTCGTTGTAGTCCGCATTAACCGTAGTGATCGCCCAATAAGCCCGATGCGCTAACTCCATTGGCAAATGACAACCCTTCCCATAAGccatccggtaaggtgttgtgccaataggagtcttgtaggccgttcggtatgcccacaacGCATCATCCAATTTACTcgaccaatccttcctatccgttcttaccgtTTTCATGAGAATTTCCTTGATTTAACGGTTGGACACctcgacttgtccactcgtttgtggatggtaaggtgtggcgatccggtgattcacgctatacctcttcaaCAATTTCCCGaaattaaagttcttgaagtGCGAACCACCGTCACTTATGATAACTCTTGGAATGCCAAAGCGAGAAAAGATGTTGGcttgaacaaatttacaaacaaccgaatggtcgtttGTGCGTGTTGCAATAGATTCAATCCACTTTGAGACGTAATctaccgccaccaaaatgtataggAACCCGTTCGAATTCGGGAAGGGGCCCATAAAATCAatgccccaaacatcaaatattttgacaaccaagattggttgtaatggcatctcatccctcttcgatatgcTTCCCATCTTTTGACAATTGATACAATTTCTTGCGAACTCACACGCGTCTTTGAAAATAGTGGGCCAGTAAAACCCACATGAGAGAACCTGGTAACCCGTTTTGTGCCCGCTAAAGTGACCTCCACATGCGGGTGAATGTgcatgggtcaaaatttccaGCACTTCTGTCTCGGGCACACACCTCCTAATGACTTGATCCGGCCCGATCTTGAaaagatccggttcatcccaaatatattgcttcacttgaaccataaattgttgtcttcgctttttggtccaatgacttgGGATGGCACTCGTGGCTAAGTAATTTACATAAtgagcataccacggtgcaacAAAGGTGGAAACGGCTAGGAGTTGctcgtcgggaaaactttcatttatttcaCTAACATCGTCAATCCCTtccaccggaatccgagacaagTGATCCACTACTACGTTCTCACTTCCCTTTTTATCTCGAAtttccaaatcaaactcttgcaATAACAatacccaccgaatcaaacgaggcttcgcgtcctttttctccatcaaatatcggaccgcactatgatccgaatatacCACAACTTTgctcccccaaatatacgagcgaaacttatccaaagcatacaccaccgctaataattccttttcggttgtggtgtaattcagttgcgcttcggataacgttttgcttgcataataaatgaccaccggtttcttgtcaacccgttgacccaaaactacACCAATAGTAGTGtcgcttgcgtcacacatgatctcgaatggctttgaccaatccggcgGTTGCAAAATGGGAGCtttgaccaagtgttccttcaaaacagtgaaagcttgcatacactcattagtaaaatcaaatgggacatcttttaataacaagttgcataaacgtttggtgataacactaaagcCTTTTATGAAACATCTGTAAAACCCCGCGTGTCCCAAAaatgaccttacacccttaacatttttcggaggtggcaaagatgctattacccgtatttttgccttatccacctccattaCCCTTTTCCGATATTACGTGACCCAACACAATGCCTTCTTGCACCATGAAaagacttttctcccaacttagcactaaatttttctcaacgcacctttttaaaactttttgtaattcgttgagacaagctTCAAAACTAGTGCCgaaaatggaaaagtcatccataaatacttcaagtgactctccaaccatgtccgagaaaatactcgtcatacatcgttggaaagtggccggagcattgcacaagccaaatggtattcgccgaaaagcaaaagtgccatatggacaagtgaaagtggtcttgtgttggtcatctaggtgtattgctatttgattgtaacccgaatacccgtCCAAAAAGCGgtaatatttttgacccgataatttctcaatgatttggtcaataaaaggtaacgggaaatggtccttagaagtggcggcattcaatttccggtagtcaatgcatacacgccacccggtgaccagtcgggtggcaatttgttcaccgttttcatctttgactacttgaatgccggctttcttaggcacaacttgggtgggactcacccaagcactatccgaaatcggatagataattcccgcatccaaccatttgaTTACCTCTTTTTTTACTACCTCCcgtaggttcggattcaatcgcctttgagcttctcgtgtcggctTTGCATCTTCAGTGGTAATAATTTTGTGCATGACGatagatggactaattcctttgagatcggcaatcgtccatccaatagctcccTTGTTTTCTCTAAACACTTCCAACAACGCTTGCTCTTGCACCAACTCTAagttagaggcaataatgaccggcaaTGTGTCACTATCCCCTAAAAACGCATACTTCAAATGGCTTGGCAAGTCTTTGAGCTCCAACCTTGGCGGCTCTTCCAATGACGGTTTAGTTCTGAGTTTATTTCCACCGGCAAGCTTTTGAATTGGTGAGTCCATGGCGGTCGACCTTCCTTTAAAGCCATGGCATCCTATTTTTCCTCTTCAACccgtagtgcataagcatgtacctgttcagaaaaatcacacaaacaaacttccataccatcctcctcatactcatgcgggttgcatccttcaactaaatctgccatgaaacactcatcaacaccattagcattagaattgttagtgaAAACATTCAAGCGTATTTTTCGATTTCCAAAAGTCATATcgactgtaccaaatctacaatcgatg contains the following coding sequences:
- the LOC110881401 gene encoding uncharacterized protein LOC110881401 is translated as MAYGKGCHLPMELAHRAYWAITTVNADYNEAGKMRKLQLCEIEELRDEAYECASAYKDKLKKLKSKWMGPYVVRRVGRFGDVDIQDEQTLKQQTVNGHRLKPYLEGNDINNLELDKVGYILRPVDEEQP